In Paenibacillus sp. G2S3, a single window of DNA contains:
- a CDS encoding RluA family pseudouridine synthase: MTSYYSPITYIIPPEEDDWLLKTILHKRMDVSRKLLSRLKQTEQGITLNGERVYISVHVKAGDTVQIRMETETSDDILPQPIPFEILFEDEHLLVVNKAAGIIVHPTHGHYTDTLANGVVHYWAQKNERFRFRPVHRLDQETSGVLVIAKNPYSHQHISEQMIAGTVDKRYAAFVHGVPSEPSGDIDGPIDRDPEEPHRRIVTPDGYPSLTRYEVKQVYSAGSKVELKLESGRTHQIRVHMTSIGCPLIGDSMYRHELYNYLEMTSTQSEQLKSVTALDASIPRQALHAVRLTFKHPVLLQEMIFEAPLPADMVALEKILEQGPIANL; this comes from the coding sequence ATGACAAGCTACTATTCACCTATTACTTACATCATACCACCCGAAGAGGATGACTGGCTCTTGAAGACGATCCTGCATAAACGGATGGATGTCTCTCGCAAGCTGCTGTCCCGACTGAAACAGACGGAGCAAGGCATCACATTAAATGGAGAGAGAGTCTACATTAGTGTGCATGTTAAAGCAGGAGATACCGTGCAGATTCGCATGGAAACGGAGACTTCGGATGATATTTTACCGCAACCGATTCCCTTTGAAATTCTATTTGAAGATGAACATCTGCTAGTGGTTAACAAGGCAGCAGGAATCATCGTCCATCCCACCCATGGGCATTACACTGACACGCTTGCTAACGGCGTGGTTCATTACTGGGCGCAGAAGAATGAACGCTTCCGCTTCCGACCTGTTCACCGTCTGGATCAGGAAACCTCCGGTGTATTAGTCATCGCTAAGAATCCTTACAGTCATCAGCACATCTCCGAGCAGATGATCGCTGGTACTGTAGATAAGCGTTACGCTGCATTTGTTCACGGGGTTCCTTCGGAGCCGTCCGGCGATATAGACGGACCTATCGACCGTGACCCTGAGGAGCCGCATCGGCGTATCGTGACCCCGGATGGATATCCTTCACTGACTCGATATGAGGTTAAGCAGGTGTATTCAGCCGGCTCCAAAGTTGAACTTAAGCTGGAGAGTGGACGTACCCATCAGATTCGAGTTCATATGACCTCTATCGGCTGTCCACTGATTGGTGACAGCATGTATCGTCATGAGCTGTACAATTATCTGGAAATGACTTCAACGCAGAGTGAGCAGTTGAAGTCCGTTACAGCACTAGATGCATCCATTCCGCGTCAAGCACTGCACGCGGTGCGTCTGACGTTCAAGCACCCGGTGTTGCTGCAGGAAATGATCTTTGAAGCCCCATTGCCGGCTGACATGGTAGCCTTGGAGAAAATATTGGAGCAAGGCCCTATAGCGAATTTGTGA
- a CDS encoding spore coat protein, whose amino-acid sequence MNAQNPAAFMPDEDLMNTILCDLKRTVREYATAATESACPAVRRVFNEMTMNTLRLQGDLYTHMSQMNMYPEPAKALRQDVDKQLQTAQQLQQKSGQFVQQKTGQSGSIAHNANSHLHSNGQHQPSHLM is encoded by the coding sequence ATGAATGCACAGAATCCAGCAGCATTTATGCCAGATGAGGATTTAATGAACACCATTTTGTGTGATTTGAAGCGGACGGTTCGTGAGTATGCGACAGCTGCTACGGAATCGGCATGTCCAGCGGTTCGCCGGGTCTTTAATGAGATGACCATGAACACGCTTCGACTTCAGGGCGATCTGTATACGCATATGTCCCAAATGAATATGTATCCTGAGCCTGCAAAAGCATTGCGCCAAGATGTGGACAAGCAGCTTCAAACTGCACAGCAATTGCAACAAAAATCAGGTCAGTTCGTGCAGCAAAAAACAGGTCAATCCGGATCTATTGCTCACAATGCGAACAGTCACCTTCATTCGAATGGACAACATCAACCGTCTCATTTAATGTAA
- a CDS encoding 5'-3' exonuclease H3TH domain-containing protein produces the protein MLVDGMALLFRAFYATSYGGYIRKTKAGLPTNAVYGFLQYFFDAVSTFEPSHVVCCWDMGKGTFRTEKYDGYKSNRIEAPLELIPQFDLVKDVVAELGVPNIGLAGYEADDCIGTLASCYSENSEVYILTGDHDMLQLIDENVKVVIMKKGRSNYKVYDLAELLEEKGLTPRQVIDLKGFMGDTSDNYPGVKGIGEKTALKLLTEYDTVEGVIENLHLLPKGVRTKIEADLDMLHLSRELAEIRCDVPVVCELTDALWQLQRETAARKFQELEFGSLMHLIAEVQDERGIVQIELGDLG, from the coding sequence ATGCTTGTAGATGGAATGGCTCTGCTGTTCCGGGCCTTTTATGCGACCTCTTATGGAGGATATATTCGCAAGACAAAAGCTGGATTACCGACGAACGCAGTGTACGGTTTTTTACAGTATTTTTTCGATGCAGTAAGCACGTTTGAGCCTTCTCATGTCGTGTGCTGCTGGGATATGGGTAAAGGAACGTTCCGCACCGAGAAATATGATGGATACAAATCCAACCGGATCGAGGCTCCGCTGGAGTTAATTCCACAGTTCGATCTAGTAAAAGATGTAGTAGCTGAGCTTGGAGTGCCGAATATCGGACTTGCCGGCTACGAAGCGGATGATTGCATTGGTACGCTAGCTTCTTGTTACAGTGAAAATTCTGAGGTGTATATTTTGACGGGTGATCATGATATGCTTCAGCTCATTGATGAGAATGTTAAGGTCGTCATTATGAAAAAGGGTCGCTCTAACTATAAAGTGTATGACCTTGCAGAGTTGCTGGAGGAAAAGGGTCTAACCCCTAGACAGGTGATTGACCTGAAGGGCTTCATGGGCGATACCAGTGACAACTATCCAGGTGTTAAAGGGATTGGTGAGAAAACTGCACTGAAGCTGCTGACCGAATACGATACAGTTGAAGGTGTTATTGAGAATCTGCATCTGCTTCCTAAAGGTGTGCGTACCAAAATCGAAGCAGATCTGGATATGCTGCATTTATCGCGAGAGCTAGCTGAAATTCGATGCGATGTGCCGGTGGTCTGCGAGCTGACGGATGCCTTGTGGCAACTACAACGGGAAACAGCTGCACGCAAATTTCAAGAGTTAGAGTTCGGCAGCTTGATGCATTTGATTGCTGAGGTGCAGGACGAACGGGGAATTGTACAGATTGAGTTAGGCGATTTGGGTTAA
- a CDS encoding ATPase, T2SS/T4P/T4SS family, whose amino-acid sequence MLTRAKISDMQQKVLHQVGPKENMEDLASKYTTISFDEALELCQKYITKITTHAYRRENDPVRKREMTKAYINEFVDAQKPSVEGFYDLAELKNALTNEITHYGPITKAMEDPSIDEIRANGPDQIFVESGGRSLQWDQHFTDRDHMERIIAKLIGISKVRLIPKIPMVNARTIEGYRVNATHAEISPYDQPAFVIRKFSKKSIVPKMLIKNKSFSSNMYKLLSLIPKSDLSWITVGPTGSGKTTLNEILVKEINPLSRIITIENPSEMRLIQREDNSEHGRVLNDVLQYESVPDDDDSSPATMENLLINAMRQSPHWIGPGELRTPGEFATALRAAQTGHYFFSTLHAEGDKEAIFRFLTAYLMASNEPAELALRNICSAVKFVIFQEKLADGTRKVTSISEILGSDGLNPLINQIYRFDCDDVIEEMIEGKKTLKIVGRHLRVGKISENVQQLMLKAGIKRSRFEFFTKDPLEGETEVYEFDEYNFNH is encoded by the coding sequence TTGCTGACACGTGCGAAAATTAGCGATATGCAGCAAAAGGTACTACATCAGGTAGGGCCGAAGGAGAACATGGAGGATCTGGCTAGTAAATATACGACCATAAGCTTTGATGAGGCTTTGGAGCTATGCCAAAAATATATTACGAAAATAACGACACATGCGTATAGGCGAGAAAACGACCCTGTTCGAAAACGTGAAATGACGAAGGCATACATAAATGAATTTGTAGACGCGCAGAAACCTTCTGTCGAGGGGTTTTATGACCTAGCAGAGTTGAAGAACGCACTTACCAATGAAATCACTCACTATGGTCCCATTACCAAGGCTATGGAGGACCCGAGTATAGATGAAATTAGAGCCAACGGCCCTGATCAAATCTTTGTGGAAAGTGGCGGAAGAAGCCTGCAATGGGATCAACATTTTACAGATCGTGATCATATGGAACGGATTATCGCCAAGCTTATAGGTATCTCCAAGGTTCGGCTGATTCCAAAGATACCAATGGTAAATGCCAGAACAATTGAGGGGTATCGTGTGAATGCTACTCATGCTGAAATCTCCCCTTATGATCAACCCGCGTTTGTGATCCGAAAGTTTAGCAAGAAGAGTATTGTTCCGAAAATGCTCATTAAGAATAAATCCTTCTCCTCCAACATGTATAAATTGTTGTCCTTGATCCCAAAATCGGACTTATCTTGGATTACGGTTGGTCCGACAGGAAGTGGAAAGACAACGCTAAATGAGATTCTTGTGAAGGAGATCAATCCTCTATCTAGGATTATTACTATTGAGAATCCTTCGGAGATGAGATTGATTCAAAGAGAAGATAACAGCGAACACGGTAGAGTGCTGAATGATGTGTTGCAATACGAGTCGGTCCCTGATGATGATGACTCAAGCCCAGCAACTATGGAAAATTTGCTTATTAATGCGATGAGACAGTCACCTCACTGGATCGGTCCAGGGGAGCTTCGGACACCCGGTGAATTCGCCACAGCGCTCCGAGCAGCACAGACGGGACACTATTTCTTTTCCACACTTCATGCGGAGGGAGATAAGGAAGCGATCTTCAGATTTCTAACGGCTTATCTAATGGCTTCTAATGAGCCAGCAGAACTTGCTCTACGAAATATTTGCAGTGCTGTGAAATTTGTAATCTTTCAAGAGAAACTGGCAGATGGAACTCGTAAAGTGACTTCAATTTCAGAAATTTTGGGCTCAGATGGCTTGAATCCGCTGATTAATCAAATCTATAGATTTGATTGTGATGACGTTATTGAAGAGATGATAGAGGGCAAGAAGACGCTCAAAATTGTCGGTAGACATTTACGTGTGGGAAAAATCTCGGAGAATGTACAGCAGTTAATGCTCAAGGCTGGAATTAAGAGAAGCAGGTTTGAGTTCTTTACCAAGGATCCGTTGGAGGGCGAAACAGAGGTGTACGAATTCGATGAATACAACTTTAATCATTAG
- a CDS encoding FAD-dependent oxidoreductase, translating into MRLNSGTPPWKSTLQDPPTYPALENTIYCDCLVVGAGMGGAMASYRLSLSGAEAVLIEKRRVGSGSSHANTGLLQISNDKSLTSCMNTFGEKNGLLFYQLCQAGVRNILDLPAKLDIDPQIIPRSSLLYASTPQDVPALREEYENLVAHGFDSEFWDEERIASVYSFSKPAALYSRSDAETNPFRTVHSLIAKAAMNGVHVYEQTEAKHYEFTEDGVICHTENGRIIAKKVIFAMGYETQEFKKDRGAELINTYAVMTKPLKEFPKWHERSLLWETARPYLYFRTTPEGRIIAGGKDEPLTDPQRRDVRVISQSQRLLEELEALFPEIKGVEIEYSWGAVFGSTRDGLPYIGPHPKFPHCYFIEGYGGNGTVYSMIAAELLTDTIAGKHRLELDLFSLTRSAKPSPS; encoded by the coding sequence ATGAGACTAAATAGCGGCACCCCACCTTGGAAAAGTACTTTACAAGACCCACCAACTTATCCTGCGCTAGAGAATACCATTTACTGTGATTGCCTGGTTGTAGGTGCTGGAATGGGTGGAGCAATGGCATCCTATCGCTTGTCTTTAAGCGGAGCTGAGGCTGTTCTGATCGAAAAAAGACGAGTCGGAAGCGGAAGCTCACATGCCAACACAGGTTTACTACAGATATCTAACGATAAATCGTTAACCTCATGTATGAACACTTTTGGAGAAAAGAACGGCTTGCTCTTTTATCAGCTATGCCAAGCAGGGGTTAGAAATATTCTGGATCTGCCAGCCAAGCTAGATATTGATCCCCAGATCATTCCTCGCAGCAGCCTTCTATATGCCAGTACACCCCAGGATGTACCTGCTCTGCGAGAAGAATATGAGAATCTCGTTGCTCACGGATTCGATTCTGAATTCTGGGATGAAGAAAGAATAGCTTCGGTGTATTCTTTTTCTAAACCAGCTGCGCTTTATTCACGCAGTGATGCAGAAACGAACCCTTTCCGGACGGTTCACAGCCTGATCGCCAAGGCAGCAATGAATGGTGTACACGTATATGAGCAAACCGAGGCCAAACACTATGAGTTTACTGAAGATGGGGTGATTTGCCACACAGAGAATGGACGTATTATTGCGAAGAAGGTTATTTTTGCAATGGGTTATGAAACGCAGGAGTTTAAAAAGGACCGAGGCGCTGAGCTGATCAATACGTATGCTGTGATGACCAAGCCTCTGAAGGAATTCCCCAAGTGGCATGAGCGTAGCCTCCTCTGGGAAACCGCCCGACCGTATTTGTATTTTCGGACAACACCGGAGGGACGCATTATTGCAGGAGGTAAAGATGAACCGTTGACGGATCCGCAGCGCCGTGATGTCAGAGTGATTTCACAGAGTCAACGGTTACTGGAAGAGCTGGAAGCTTTGTTTCCTGAGATCAAAGGCGTCGAGATTGAATACTCCTGGGGAGCTGTATTTGGCTCTACGCGTGATGGACTGCCTTACATTGGTCCTCATCCCAAGTTCCCTCATTGCTACTTCATAGAGGGCTATGGAGGCAATGGGACGGTGTACAGCATGATTGCTGCGGAGTTATTAACAGATACGATTGCGGGTAAACATCGACTGGAGCTTGATCTATTCTCATTGACACGATCGGCTAAACCTTCTCCATCTTAG
- a CDS encoding EsaB/YukD family protein → MKGIIGMDYIMVTFQTDTALRMDLKVPVFVTIEELLGMLIESLNLKGRHEAKLQAEPLGRILSNSKTLDQEGVAHGALLTLI, encoded by the coding sequence ATGAAAGGAATAATCGGAATGGACTATATCATGGTTACTTTTCAGACGGATACAGCTCTAAGAATGGACCTAAAAGTTCCAGTGTTTGTGACTATAGAAGAACTGCTAGGCATGCTGATAGAATCCCTGAACTTAAAGGGGAGACATGAGGCCAAGCTTCAGGCCGAGCCGTTAGGCAGAATATTAAGTAATAGTAAAACCTTGGATCAAGAAGGTGTAGCCCATGGCGCACTGCTCACACTTATCTGA
- a CDS encoding AAA family ATPase, with the protein MKILLVTHKFQKILAEYCTRTVDVVNESELVLGGTLEFLQNINPSVDSILITDDALSLRMEQNRSDLNDLIHWLVANQKSNVKILILTRYIRNDTELKNLSYRYPNLQVKNYEYIRITSVLFREALEHLSDTKHQLKQPSKPHEDKSNPRNTDKKGSFLDRFKPKPKAPPELQATDNLTRELDRVSRGISRIVAITGHSGCGITSTTINVASEASKRGLNVLIVDMDIEYRSTNMYFSSFHERTKRDEDINASLIRTLARPQDYLTTAFHLKENLWMAGLGYSFSDPKLIEQFYTSSKLVGLLSLLRNKFNLILLDLPLNLLDRFREALIHIDSFGLCIPNNLYAVLSTLKNVEETLNKENTAYLNAKSKVIVTKYNDRSRFQGDIFIPDKVSAVTSSGLLESFTYEMKVAGHISYDTDFDTQIETDVPLVYSNRDHERAYGNILLRLLEGSS; encoded by the coding sequence ATGAAGATCCTTTTGGTCACGCACAAGTTTCAGAAGATATTAGCAGAGTATTGCACGCGAACCGTAGACGTAGTGAATGAATCCGAATTAGTACTCGGAGGCACATTGGAATTTTTGCAGAACATTAATCCCTCAGTAGACAGCATATTAATAACGGATGATGCCTTATCTCTGAGGATGGAACAGAACAGGAGTGATTTAAACGACCTAATCCATTGGCTGGTAGCTAATCAAAAGTCAAATGTAAAGATTCTAATCCTTACCAGGTACATAAGGAATGATACAGAACTCAAGAACCTCAGCTATAGATATCCGAATCTTCAAGTTAAGAATTACGAATACATACGCATTACATCAGTACTATTTCGTGAAGCTCTAGAGCATTTATCCGATACTAAACACCAATTGAAACAACCATCAAAACCTCACGAAGATAAGAGTAATCCAAGGAATACGGACAAAAAAGGGTCGTTTCTGGATCGGTTTAAACCGAAGCCGAAAGCTCCACCTGAATTACAGGCCACGGATAACCTTACAAGGGAGCTTGATAGGGTTAGCCGAGGGATTAGTCGTATTGTTGCGATAACCGGTCATAGCGGATGCGGAATAACAAGCACGACGATCAACGTCGCAAGTGAAGCAAGTAAACGTGGTCTGAATGTATTGATCGTGGACATGGATATCGAATATCGAAGTACGAATATGTATTTCAGCAGCTTTCATGAACGTACCAAGCGGGATGAAGATATAAATGCATCTCTCATCCGAACGTTAGCAAGACCTCAGGATTATTTAACTACGGCTTTTCATTTAAAAGAAAATCTATGGATGGCTGGACTGGGTTACAGCTTTTCCGATCCGAAGTTGATTGAGCAATTTTATACCAGTTCTAAACTTGTTGGTCTGTTGTCCTTACTCCGGAACAAATTTAATTTAATTCTATTGGATCTGCCATTGAACTTATTGGATAGATTTCGAGAAGCCTTAATTCATATCGACAGCTTTGGCCTGTGTATTCCCAATAATCTATACGCTGTATTAAGCACTTTGAAGAATGTGGAAGAGACACTGAATAAGGAAAATACGGCCTATTTGAATGCGAAGTCAAAAGTAATTGTCACTAAATATAACGACCGTTCCAGATTTCAAGGTGATATTTTCATTCCAGACAAGGTAAGTGCAGTTACGTCATCCGGCCTATTAGAAAGCTTTACATACGAAATGAAAGTAGCAGGTCATATCTCTTATGACACGGATTTTGACACTCAGATCGAAACAGATGTGCCACTCGTATATTCAAACAGAGACCATGAGCGGGCTTACGGAAATATACTTCTTAGATTACTGGAGGGGAGTAGTTAA
- a CDS encoding aspartyl-phosphate phosphatase Spo0E family protein, giving the protein MSAKGDASARILSLEDEIRILRAKMEQLFLQEKSFTSDNVIEISSLLDLKINEYMKGRPVGK; this is encoded by the coding sequence CTGTCCGCCAAGGGTGATGCTTCTGCTCGCATACTCTCTCTGGAAGATGAAATTAGAATACTCCGTGCCAAGATGGAGCAACTTTTTTTGCAGGAAAAATCATTCACTTCAGATAATGTGATTGAAATTAGCAGTTTACTGGATCTCAAGATAAATGAATACATGAAGGGGCGTCCAGTTGGAAAATAA
- a CDS encoding cob(I)yrinic acid a,c-diamide adenosyltransferase produces MAIYTRTGDAGQTSVIGGRVGKDDVRVEAYGTIDELNCFVGQACSLMESDNFDDVREQLLEIQHELFDCGTDLAFVKLADGGQYMVTNEMAKRLEGWIDALQEENPPLEKFILPGGSQLASVLHVCRTVCRRAERRAVTLGRTADINPEAVIYLNRLSDYFFALARTANTRAGITDVEYIRSKKVFRD; encoded by the coding sequence ATGGCGATTTATACACGTACGGGTGATGCAGGTCAGACCTCGGTAATTGGTGGCCGGGTTGGCAAAGACGATGTTCGTGTCGAGGCCTATGGAACGATTGATGAACTGAATTGCTTTGTAGGGCAAGCATGCAGCCTGATGGAAAGTGATAATTTCGACGATGTCCGCGAACAATTGCTAGAAATTCAACACGAGTTGTTTGATTGTGGCACAGATCTAGCATTTGTTAAGCTTGCTGACGGTGGTCAATATATGGTAACAAATGAGATGGCTAAACGGCTGGAAGGTTGGATTGATGCTCTACAAGAGGAGAATCCGCCGCTTGAGAAATTTATTTTGCCAGGAGGCAGTCAGTTGGCTTCCGTTCTACATGTTTGCCGTACGGTATGTCGGCGTGCGGAACGTCGGGCGGTTACCTTAGGACGAACTGCGGACATTAACCCGGAAGCGGTTATTTATTTGAACCGGTTATCGGATTATTTCTTTGCACTGGCAAGAACGGCTAATACACGGGCAGGGATTACTGATGTAGAATACATCCGTAGTAAAAAGGTGTTCCGGGACTAA
- a CDS encoding spore coat protein, with the protein MQSMQMQALSGKELEYIADSISNEDLLLKQCAATAATTQNEQVRQVCLQHIQNHTQHMDTLTQLLQQHQQYAPTSPQ; encoded by the coding sequence ATGCAATCAATGCAAATGCAGGCACTAAGTGGAAAAGAATTGGAATATATCGCAGACTCCATCTCTAATGAGGACTTGCTTCTTAAGCAATGTGCGGCTACCGCCGCGACAACGCAGAATGAGCAGGTCCGACAAGTTTGTTTGCAGCATATCCAAAATCACACGCAGCACATGGATACACTCACTCAGTTACTCCAGCAGCATCAACAGTACGCACCAACAAGCCCACAATAA
- a CDS encoding aminotransferase class I/II-fold pyridoxal phosphate-dependent enzyme — MITNKTQLTGEDSKSMNSYLAPLVQQIQPSGIRKFFDLAAGSKDIISLGVGEPDFKTPWHVREACVYSLERGFTGYTSNAGMPELREGIANYLHTRFAVEYDPANQIIATVGGSEAIDLALRALITPGDEILIPEPCYISYSPITAIGGGIPVGIETTGENNFKLTAESLEAKITPRSKVLILCYPSNPTGSVMTREDWEPIAKVVEKHDLIVISDEIYAELTYGINHVSFAALPGMMDRTILVSGFSKAFAMTGWRMGYACGHPDLISAMLKIHQYTVMCAPSMGQVAALEALTNGMEEKDRMVDSYNQRRRLIVKGLRDAGLECHEPQGAFYAFPSVRKTGLTSDQFAQRLLLEYKVAAVPGSVFGLGGEGYLRCSYATSVSQLNEAIERIGAFVIQLERERME, encoded by the coding sequence ATGATCACGAATAAAACGCAGCTAACTGGAGAAGACAGCAAATCTATGAATTCTTATTTGGCCCCGCTAGTACAGCAAATTCAGCCTTCGGGTATTCGTAAGTTTTTTGATCTGGCTGCAGGCAGCAAGGATATTATATCACTTGGAGTCGGGGAGCCTGATTTTAAGACCCCGTGGCATGTCAGAGAGGCTTGTGTCTATTCGCTGGAAAGAGGGTTTACGGGGTATACATCCAATGCAGGTATGCCCGAGCTACGGGAGGGAATTGCGAATTATTTGCACACCCGTTTTGCAGTGGAATATGATCCTGCTAATCAAATTATAGCAACGGTCGGCGGAAGCGAGGCTATTGATCTGGCTTTGCGTGCATTGATTACACCGGGCGATGAGATTCTCATACCCGAACCTTGCTATATTTCCTATTCGCCGATAACGGCTATTGGCGGGGGAATTCCGGTAGGTATTGAAACGACTGGAGAGAATAACTTTAAGCTTACAGCAGAGAGTTTGGAAGCCAAGATTACTCCGCGCTCCAAAGTTCTGATTCTGTGCTACCCGAGTAACCCAACCGGAAGTGTGATGACCCGAGAAGATTGGGAGCCGATCGCCAAGGTTGTAGAGAAGCATGATCTTATTGTAATTTCGGATGAGATTTATGCGGAATTGACTTATGGAATTAATCATGTAAGCTTTGCCGCACTGCCAGGTATGATGGATCGGACGATTCTGGTCAGCGGCTTCTCCAAGGCTTTTGCCATGACTGGATGGAGAATGGGTTATGCTTGTGGTCACCCAGATTTAATCTCCGCTATGCTTAAGATTCACCAGTACACTGTGATGTGTGCTCCTTCTATGGGCCAGGTGGCTGCACTTGAGGCACTGACCAATGGAATGGAAGAGAAGGATCGAATGGTTGATTCGTATAACCAACGGCGGAGGCTGATTGTTAAAGGTTTGCGTGATGCCGGACTGGAGTGTCATGAACCACAAGGTGCATTTTATGCTTTTCCTAGCGTGCGCAAAACGGGACTGACCTCTGATCAATTTGCACAGCGATTATTGCTTGAATATAAGGTAGCAGCTGTACCTGGAAGTGTCTTTGGATTAGGTGGTGAAGGATACCTGCGCTGCTCTTATGCTACGTCAGTATCTCAGCTGAATGAAGCGATAGAACGCATTGGTGCTTTTGTCATACAATTGGAACGAGAGAGAATGGAATAG
- a CDS encoding Lrp/AsnC family transcriptional regulator has translation MKEMNELKRKVLELLKEDARRSTALLATLLGAEEEDVKTAIGQLEKDHVIVKYAAVVNWDKVDDEKVTALIEVQITPERGRGFEGIAERIYLYPQVKSVYLMSGAYDLLVEVEGRNLREVANFVSEKLSPIDSVLSTKTNFTLKKYKQDGIIFEEHEEDNRLMISP, from the coding sequence ATGAAGGAAATGAACGAACTAAAGAGGAAAGTGCTGGAACTGCTTAAAGAGGACGCGAGAAGATCTACTGCACTCTTAGCTACGCTACTTGGCGCGGAAGAAGAAGACGTAAAGACGGCGATTGGGCAATTAGAGAAAGATCATGTAATTGTTAAGTATGCAGCCGTTGTAAACTGGGATAAAGTGGATGATGAGAAGGTGACTGCGCTGATTGAGGTGCAGATTACACCCGAACGGGGTCGCGGCTTTGAAGGCATTGCGGAAAGAATTTACCTGTATCCACAAGTGAAATCCGTGTACCTGATGTCAGGTGCCTACGATCTCCTGGTAGAAGTGGAAGGCCGAAATTTACGTGAGGTGGCCAATTTTGTTTCCGAGAAGCTGTCTCCAATTGATTCAGTACTCTCAACTAAAACGAACTTTACCCTTAAAAAATACAAACAGGATGGGATCATCTTCGAGGAGCATGAGGAAGACAACCGTCTGATGATCTCTCCATAA
- a CDS encoding arsenate reductase family protein — protein MSKLKVYQYPKCSTCRSAVKWLQGQGHELELQNIAEQPPTVDELRELLANSGLELKKFFNTSGEVYKALSLKDKMAQLSELEKLVLLSSHGMLIKRPIVTDGVKVTVGFKEDQYADTWTSI, from the coding sequence ATGAGCAAACTAAAAGTATATCAATATCCAAAATGCAGCACCTGCCGCAGCGCAGTGAAATGGCTACAAGGACAAGGTCATGAGTTGGAGCTTCAGAACATTGCAGAGCAGCCACCGACCGTGGACGAGCTGCGTGAACTGCTGGCGAACAGCGGACTTGAGCTGAAGAAGTTTTTTAATACAAGCGGGGAAGTATATAAAGCATTAAGTCTGAAGGACAAAATGGCACAGCTTAGTGAACTGGAGAAGCTAGTGCTACTCTCAAGCCACGGGATGCTGATCAAACGTCCAATTGTTACAGATGGCGTTAAAGTTACGGTAGGATTCAAAGAAGACCAATATGCCGATACTTGGACTAGTATTTAA